In the Acanthopagrus latus isolate v.2019 chromosome 23, fAcaLat1.1, whole genome shotgun sequence genome, one interval contains:
- the LOC119014504 gene encoding desumoylating isopeptidase 1-like, whose amino-acid sequence MDKSATRYNVQLYIYDLSRGMARSLSPIMLGKQLDGIWHTAIVAYGDEFFFGGEGISSCSPGGTMLGPPDTVVELGETEVSEEIFMDYLSSLGESTYRGDRYRLFEHNCNTFTNEVAQFLTGRSIPSYITDLPSEVLSTPFGQILRPILDSIHIAPPGGNVINGGRNV is encoded by the exons ATGGATAAGAGCGCCACGCGATACAATGTACAGCtatatatttatgatttatcGCGAGGAATGGCCCGCAGCCTCAGTCCTATCATGTTGG GAAAGCAGCTGGACGGTATCTG GCACACAGCTATAGTGGCATACGGTGATGAATTCTTCTTCGGAGGGGAGGGGATCTCCAGCTGTTCACCG GGTGGGACGATGCTCGGCCCTCCAGACACAGTGGTAGAGCTGGGAGAGACGGAAGTGTCAGAGGAGATCTTCATGGATTACCTCTCTTCCCTGGGAGAAAGCACATACAG AGGTGACAGGTATCGTCTGTTTGAGCACAATTGCAACACCTTCACCAACGAGGTGGCTCAGTTCCTGACGGGCAGGTCCATCCCCTCCTACATCACCGACCTTCCATCCGAGGTCCTCTCAAC ACCGTTCGGCCAGATTCTGCGGCCCATCCTGGACTCGATCCACATCGCCCCTCCTGGAGGTAACGTCATCAATGGAGGCAGGAACGTCTAA